From the Hevea brasiliensis isolate MT/VB/25A 57/8 chromosome 15, ASM3005281v1, whole genome shotgun sequence genome, one window contains:
- the LOC110671485 gene encoding uncharacterized protein LOC110671485, with the protein YENYHTKKKKKEKTFTVIQTVATAGLFSAVSFWYGFMFGREPARKELSDLIEDRRRGNSTSTPPHS; encoded by the exons TATGAAAATTatcataccaaaaaaaaaaaaaaggaaaaaacgtTCACTGTCATTCAAACGGTTGCCACCGCAGGATTATTCTCTGCTGTTTCCTTCTg GTATGGCTTTATGTTCGGAAGAGAACCAGCTCGCAAGGAGCTTAGTGACTTGATTGAAGATCGTCGCCGTGGAAATTCCACTTCAACTCCTCCGCATTCCTAA